One part of the Vitis riparia cultivar Riparia Gloire de Montpellier isolate 1030 chromosome 15, EGFV_Vit.rip_1.0, whole genome shotgun sequence genome encodes these proteins:
- the LOC117932077 gene encoding uncharacterized protein LOC117932077, protein MINYIYGGPLDDEYNSKRKRQRLLQATTVREHVSSIRPGLVAGSTHPIDGTIVFPAIDPTRVLQPHRDALVLTLGVGDYDVKRILIDPGSSADLLQVAVIKRMGFEPSSLENPRRTLSGFNGSSTTSLGDVILPIYAGPVILNVLFSVVEDLSPFNAILGRTWLHGMKVIPSTYHQRVSFITRDGQVNLYRSQLAVRQCYQTAREAGPSTNCEHSSKGATASDQ, encoded by the coding sequence ATGATCAACTACATATACGGAGGACCCTTGGATGACGAGTACAATTCCAAAAGGAAAAGGCAAAGACTACTGCAAGCAACCACGGTTCGGGAACACGTGAGCTCCATCCGACCGGGATTAGTCGCTGGGAGTACCCATCCCATAGATGGAACCATTGTCTTCCCCGCTATAGATCCAACCCGAGTGTTGCAGCCGCACCGAGATGCTCTCGTCCTAACATTAGGGGTAGGAGACTATGACGTGAAAAGAATCTTGATCGACCCAGGCAGCTCTGCAGACTTGTTGCAGGTGGCAGTCATTAAACGAATGGGCTTCGAACCCTCCAGCTTAGAAAATCCCAGAAGAACCCTGTCCGGATTTAATGGTTCCTCCACAACCTCACTCGGAGATGTAATACTGCCGATTTATGCTGGGCCAGTCATCCTAAACGTTCTGTTTTCTGTGGTTGAGGATTTATCTCCTTTCAATGCCATCTTGGGACGTACGTGGTTACATGGAATGAAAGTCATTCCATCCACATATCATCAAAGGGTCAGCTTCATTACCCGAGATGGGCAAGTTAATCTTTACAGAAGCCAACTTGCTGTTCGACAATGTTATCAGACCGCTCGTGAAGCCGGACCCAGTACCAACTGCGAGCACTCCTCCAAAGGAGCAACTGCTTCTGACCAATAG
- the LOC117932078 gene encoding uncharacterized protein LOC117932078, with amino-acid sequence MLSTPFSSRIVKYEPPREFIVPKFFAYDGPSDPFDHIMHYRQLMTLDMGNDMLLCKVFPASLKGQALSWFHQLPVNSIDNFRDLSEVFVGQYLCSAKHKQNISTLQNLKMQENETLREFVKRFGQAVLQVESYSMDAILQIFKRSICPGTPFFESLAKKPPTTMDELFRRANKYSMLEDDICAAAQPVLVQATKNEATRSFKTPSHPGTSNRRQDERRPPLVQTPLTKSYEKLLPIIRNLPGFRWPVPIRSNPSERDRNKRCEYHKDHGHTTEACISLRYMVEDLLKAGHLKQYIRPAPQGE; translated from the coding sequence atgctctccacaccTTTCAGCTCTCGAATCGTTAAATATGAACCCCCGCGAGAGTTCATCGTCCCGAAATTCTTCGCATATGATGGGCCCAGCGATCCCTTTGATCATATAATGCATTACCGGCAGCTCATGACCCTTGACATGGGGAATGATATGCTATTGTGCAAGGTTTTCCCAGCCAGTCTGAAAGGCCAGGCTCTTTCATGGTTCCACCAACTGCCCGTAAACTCGATTGACAATTTTCGGGATTTGTCCGAGGTCTTCGTGGGGCAATACTTATGCTCAGCCAAACATAAGCAGAATATCAGCACCCTGCAGAACctcaaaatgcaagaaaatgaaactttGAGAGAGTTCGTTAAGCGCTTCGGACAAGCTGTTCTACAAGTAGAATCGTACAGCATGGATGCAATCCTCCAAATTTTTAAGCGGAGCATATGCCCAGGGACCCCCTTCTTCGAGTCCCTCGCTAAAAAACCTCCCACAACCATGGACGAGTTATTCCGGCGTGCAAATAAATACTCCATGTTAGAGGACGACATTTGTGCCGCTGCACAGCCGGTCCTGGTACAAGCCACTAAAAACGAAGCCACCAGAAGCTTCAAAACACCCAGCCATCCTGGGACATCCAACCGGAGGCAAGACGAGCGGCGCCCACCACTCGTTCAAACACCTCTCACCAAGTCATACGAAAAACTGCTTCCTATAATCCGCAATCTTCCCGGATTCAGATGGCCAGTGCCAATACGATCTAACCCCTCAGAAAGGGACCGCAACAAAAGATGTGAATACCACAAAGATCACGGGCACACGACTGAAGCATGCATAAGCCTCCGTTACATGGTGGAGGATCTCCTGAAGGCAGGTCACTTGAAACAATATATTCGACCAGCTCCTCAAGGTGAATAA